In Tachysurus vachellii isolate PV-2020 chromosome 12, HZAU_Pvac_v1, whole genome shotgun sequence, the DNA window aacacacacagatgtgtacACATCAGACACTGAACATATTCTGAATATCTCTACAGGGGTAATGTCAATAGTCTGTTGTGTCTGAGGTATAGTTTACCTCGTGCATAAGTCTTTCTCTGGCTCTCCTCTCCCTATCCCACTGAGCCTCACGCTCATCCCACACCCTCTGTGCCTCCTCTCTGAttggaccacacacacacacacacacacaagcatacacaagcacacacagggtattttaaataaatactggcCTTGGGAGAGCAGTGACATTTGTGATGGATTCTGTTGTTAATGTTATGCTACAGCATAGATGATGACATCAGACGAAACATTATAATCAGGAAGTGGAAACAGTTTAAATCCTCACTATGCGGTGATGTTACATGGTGAAACCATGAGCATGTGCTGTGATTTTACTGAAACCCTGAGCTATAATAGAAATGAAACCCTAACCGTTGCCCCGTCCCCACCTGTAGAGCAGGTCAAACTCTgcttctcgctctctctccagctGCAGCTGTTCCTCCAGAACTCTCTTCATCCATGCCACATCAGCCACCGCCCTCTCCCTCCTCGCACTCTCCACCCTCCGTTCCTCCTCCTCACCCTCCATCAGTGCAGCCAGGATCCTCCGATCCGCCTCCTGAGAACATACAGGGAGACAAAAGAGAGACACAAGAGAGATGAGGGAAACAGAACAAGCACGGTCCTATATTACAGCTAAATTTACCCAGTGTTGGTCATTTCTTTAGTATAGAAGATATTCGTCTCCATGGTGTCGCACTCACCAGTTCCTCCTGGACTTGCTGTGCTCGTCTCTTCAGCTGTGCTCGATACTGACGACTCAGTAAACGTCTGCAGGAACACCAGCAGTCAGAGCACTTAAATCACTATTACATCACACTGTGACATCGtcacaaaagcacaaacacCACCGTCTCAGTCTCACCCGAACTCGGATTTCTTCCGGCTTTCCTCGGCTCTCCTCCTGTCCTCCTCCAGCTGCTCCACCTCCAACCGCTTGGTCAGCAGAGCATCCTCCTCCTGCTGCAGACGCCGActctagaacacacacaaacgcgttAGCAATTAAGCCACAGACTGCATCGATGTTCATAAGATCTGAAATGTACTGGAAACATAAATTGCAGAATTAACTGGTTTGTTTTCAgagtgttttttacatttttaatattaaactcaCCTCCTCATCTCTGACTTTGAGCTCCTCCATCTGTTGACGCAGAAACTcgaatctctccctctctttttccttcctcctctcttcttcctccttcatCCTCTCCAGTGCCTCCCGTCTGCTTCTCTCATACTCGTTCTCAAAACGCAGCCTCTCCTGCATGTTCTGCTCCTCTACCTTggggttaaaaaaaagcaataagcGCCTCGtcatcaaaaaaaaatcacttgtaCTTAGTCATCTTTTTAGAATCTAAAAAAGActcaataatataaaacaaacatttttacctgttttttgtGCTGCTGTTGCACCTGCCACTGGCTCACCACATGATCTTTATGCAGCTCTGACTCcacctgcaccacacacacacacacacacacacacacacacacacacatctatacttAGGTAGGGGGTGACATCACCATATTCACAGCACCGTGAGGTCACATGGATGCTATATCCAGTCTTTCCCACACTCACCATACGCAGTTCTGGATTGTTCTTCTTCCAGGTCTCCTTCAGAAGCTCCTGTGCGATCTTCaaagagagaaaacaacagTATTAAGAGTTAAATACGAGTACTGTTTGGTGTACTGCGACATGTAAGCCATATCACCTTCTTCCTGCGCTCTTCTCGGGCTGCTCGCAGATCCTCTGCCCTCTCCTGCTGCTGCCTGAGGGTGGCACCCCTGTCTCGGGCGGAGGCTCGGAGCTCATCCTCCAGCTGTGCATTCTCCTCCTGAAGCATGTTCCTCAGACGCTCCCTGCGCACCTCCacgctcctcctcctctcctcctgcaGGCGCTCACGTCGGAACGCCGACATGCTGACACCCAGAAGCGAGAGAACATATGGAAATTCAAGGTGACTATATTTGgagttaataaaatgttcaCCACTCATCACTGATATCATCAGTTCATTCTTACAACCTAAAATCACTTGCAGCACTAAACAGGAGTTCATAAAGTACATCTTTTACACTGAAGGATTCTTGTTTGTTACAATAAAACCAGGCTGAAACATGTAAACAACTGTTTAATGAGATTTGAGGGTTTAGGAGAAGATCTCTGAACTGATTCACCTGCTGACCCAGTGATTACCTCTGCTGATAGGACTGACGGGAGCTCCAGTGTGCCTGTTTACTGCTGCGAACATTCTGCTCTTTAAAATATTGTGAGTGCGCCTGCCACTGTTGGAGACGTCGCGCCTCCTGTTCTCTCTGACGTGCCAACTGACGATCCAGAGGACGGATTCGTCCGGGCCAGTGTGAGGAAAGAGTAGGTAATGCCATCGTTCAGCCTGAAGATAAAGTCACATACAAACGTCACGCTGTGTACAGAGTTTGAGTTTCCTCATTGGTCTGTCTATGCATTTTAATAgcattattttgtttctaatagatttatcatttgtttttattcttcatcttATTACTACACGGTTTTATGATTAACCATCATCTCTACAACATCTCTACAGTATCCTTGGCTACACTTAATGAGTTTTTAAATcctattatcattattattaaatgggAAGATTAATTTAAAGATACGTTGCTGATCAGTATTTATTGTGTCTGTAATACATCTTACACCATGACAGACATTGCTAAAATTGTTTCTAATCTGGTATCCATGgacttaaatgttttaatgagaTAAAAGCCACACTTGAACAGGATCTACAGCAGGagtgaataaaatgtttaagacATGAAGCTGTGACACTGTGCAAGCTGCTGAATGCTGAACTCTCATCATCACTTATCACTGATATCACGGCTATTAGCTCAATTAGCTTATTAGCGCTAAATAAACAAGATCCAGGGGCGATTATCTCaagtttttttgctttcttacCTCTTCACAGTCTACAGCTGCCGGTTCTGGAAAGATTTGTTCAGTTGAAAGTGGCCTTAATCGACTAAACACAAAGACTAACggttaaaaatacaaatcaacACACACCTCCGTTTCTCCTGGTTACTGTACATACTTCCTAGTTACGGTACGGCACGCGGTGAGGGTCAAACCGTCACaagatgttttatatatatatagatatagatatatatttatagatatatatatatttatataaagctttcattataaacattataatgaatctcttttttatgttattattacagCTTGTCAAATACTAAAACGGTATCTGATGTgaaaagtgtaaatgtgtgttagaCTAGTAGATAATATCGTGAAGAACTTCTTTAAGTAAAGCTTAGACATAAAGCTTACTTTCAGAAATGTGCTTCTTTAATTTTGTGCTTTAGGATTATATCTGCTGTGTTTAAATCACTGCACACCTCAAAAAGCATCATCAGTACATACACATCAAATAAGTTAAAAATAAGTATACAAACCAGCAGAAATACAATACTTCTCAACCCCTgattaacaattatttatcttcagtaaacTTTAAGTTGTGTAAACTGTGTACAGCATAAATTTACATTATACACAATATTTAAAGGGACATTCAGCACTATACTGTAAAGTTATAAATACTGgatcatttgaaaaaaaaaaaagtacatgacTATTTGGGCTTTATGGGAAGGTTTCTGAATgagatttaaaatttttttttttaggacatTTAAAACTATCTCTGAAAAGTTCCTTTAaggaatgtactgtatatacttctgttatttatgattatgattatttgtTCCAATAAAACTATATTAACATTACACCCATTACACCTATACAGTCAGTATGGTCTGACAATAAACACACCACATGTGCTTCTACTTGTCACTGAAGAGAAAACCATCAATGTACAGTGTTAACCTGGGAAGGTACATGAAAGGCTTTATTAACCTTTAGAATAATATCTTTTAGAATAATTATCTTttagaataataaatgaatcagttttgaaaaactattaaaaacaaactgatAGTCTATGAATACTGCAGAACAGGTCAAACTACACCAAAAGCCCCACCCactcgaatctgattggctcTCCATTTGTACACCTGTTCAATAAAAGCTGCAGCTGTGTGAAATAATCACTGAGCTTCCAGCTGCTGCTGTAGCCGATTATTCGTCTAAACACAGAAGACAGTCGAATAATCGGCTTTCAGCGGTGGCGCGAGATCTCTATGTTTCCTATTAGCGTCACGTTTAAACTCTGACTTCACTGTAgcagttatttttgtttgttagtttctttttgtttcccaGCCGTCATGGCTCTTCTAATGGAGCACCAGTTCAGGCAGCTCCCAGCCGACAAACAGGTAGAGACCAGACCCTTCCTGGAGGCGGTTTCTTACCTTCCACCCTTCTTTGGTAAGTTTGTAGGAGACACCTACATCACATCACCCCACAGAgcatggttttattattattctcactATTTCAGTCATAAAAATAGTCAGTCATAAACTACAACCTTGTCAAGCTCAGGGATCTGAGATGATTCATCAGCCAAACACATCAGTATTATTTAAACCAAAGCTTAAGGCTAAATCTTGACATGTAATGTTTTTAAGGTTAATGTTTTGAATCTGCTGCTCAGATCTGTAATCACTGCTAAATCTTCATCACATTCATCAGCTTCATAAAGACGAGAAAGAGATGAACGAAAAGGGAAACATTAGCCAGGCCACAGACTCAGGAATGTTCATTCTCTTTATTATTGTTAGGAATTATAGTGTTGTCATGGTGCCATTATGaaagtaaatgttttaatcagTTTTAGTCCCAAAGACCTGCGTCATCTGACGTAAAAACAAATGAGGATAAACCTGGGTCATCTCTATACTCAATATTTTGggattactttatttttttcactctttcggAATGCAGAATAATCAACATGAGTGCAATGTTTGATTCCTCGATCACCAGATTCTTCTGTAATCGCTGTGAGTGATGTTATAACTGCATTATAACTAATAGGAACTGTGAAGATCGTAAGCCCAATTATCTACAGGGAGTCTagaaatctttgtttttttatcctttcTTCTGCTGGCTTTATGAACTTCCTCTGAACTTTAGTTAAAATTAAACCAGCTGCTCGTGAGAGTTCAGTTGCTCTGATCTTATTCAACACACGGTTCAATGATTCTGTTAGATGAGTTGGTTTAagtttgaaaaagaaataatacatttgtgatATGATGAAAAAGATAAAACGTTAGGCTTATTATGATATGAAAATACACCATTAGCTCATGTCTATTGGTCTCTAATCAGTTTATTCCTTTTTGTTAGTCCCTAAGGAACAACCTGTTTTGTCTGCATACTTTACCTGAATGTCTAGTTTGATTTGCAGCCTTGTGGGATTTTCCATTCCTGATTGTGACACTCGCTGAAAAGCAATAGGATCTGAACTGCTATTATTCACTTTTTGTATTTGGATCGGATTTCCCCGAATCGCTCGCCAGTCAAGAGGCCTGTTTGCTTGGGTAATTTAATCATCTGGTCTCGATTTGAAGTTGAGAAAATTGATTGGCAGGGTGTCGGATTGCTGTGGGCTCCATCCAAGCTGCTTTGTGCTGTTCATGCATATGAAAACCGCTTTTTAATGGATTCACTACCTGAACCAGACATCCGGATTAGATGCCAGGCCTCATTGTGCCAGTGTTCCAACCCAGAGACAGAGTTCAGAGAATGGAGTTATAGTATGAAGAACATTACTAGCTCTGGACTAAGGTCTAATATAGGAGAGACTTTCAGAATGGCACTTGAAGTGTGTTTGGGTTATAACCAGAGCATTGTGCATCACCTGCAATAAATCAGCATCAGTGTTATGGTTAATTCATTAACATTACCAGTCCAACATTTCAAAACTGTACATATTTTACTGATGTATAAAGAAATGTCTATGACATTAGAGTGACTAGCTGCAGTTATCCATGCTCTATTCTGAGAAAAACAATGATGTTAAGGTAAAGcttcaaatgaaatgtttcttaACATTAatgtgttagattttttttgtacatttaaatctgatttgatgtttgattaaataaaaaggaaatcaaAATGGCAAAACTAATTGTTAGTTGCAGCTTAAGTCTAACACTTGTGTTGGCATATTAAATTGAGTTAGACACACACCATGCTCTGGATACACCCCTGGGATACACACCACGGTTTACACACCTGGACCAGTGTAGCTGCTAATTAGCAGAAAACTAACCAGGACAAGAGCCCTCTGGGACTCCAGCTTTCTGACACCCCAGTGTTAAAGCAGTATAATTAGTGTGTAATATGAGTAAGCacagacaaaggtgtgtgtggtgggctGAGGGCATTTGTTGGCGAGCATGAACTGTGCAGAACATACGAGAGAAAGCATGAAACATTGTCCATTGTTCATCCAGTGAATGCTGTCAAAATGCTTCACTTATAATGAACACATTCACACTGAGGAGAGAGAGGTTGCAGAGGGACAATGTGAAGAACTTTTGCGTAATAGGACACGGCCCGGTGCAGGGTGGACAACAGTCTGTGTAGTGAAGGCTGTCAGCGCCCGGCCTTCTCACTGTCCCTGCAGGATACACGCAGCGAGACCAACGCTGGTGATCAGTTTTCAGGACACATCTGACTTTAACTGCATGGGGCTCATTCTAAATTTCTGCTCACCTACATGCTTCCAAATAAACACCAGTTTACTGGACACTTGACTGTCACAATGTTGCACATTCTGTAGCTGCAGTAAGGCTCATTTTTACATTCAGACTAGACTCGATAACATGGatcatttcacatttttgtgCAGCTGATTGTTACACTGCACATCAGGTCACGATCAAATCAGCTCATCTCCTTTCCTTTAAGAAGCAAATGTCCAATCAAATGAgctctttttgttcattttatgaaCCAAATGTCCAATCAAGTGAgctctttttgttcatttttagatACAAGTGTCTGATCACATCAGTGATACTACGTCCATTTAGGAAGGGAGTTTCCGATCACATCAGCTTCTCTCCTTTCTGTAAAGAACAGCATGTCCAATCACATTCACAGcttcattctctcttttctttaaaaatgagtGTCTGATCAAATCACACAAatcgtatttaaaaaaacaaaaccagaagTCTGTCTTTCACCCAGTGGAAATAACACGTCAATAAGCAGGAAAAGTAAGCTAGCATCAGAAAAGTGGACCTCAGTGTTTGAACTTACTAAACCACAGTGGAAGAAGAAGCTCATACACTTCTGTGAAGTTTCCCCTTGTGTAGACTTATTCATTGCTTATGAAAGCGAGCAGGAACTGGACGTTCTGTCTGACAGAATTGGGTTACGACAAGTCTTTTGCTTTTATTCATGTATACGTTAAGCTCATTAACCTCAGCTCCTGATTCCTGCCATGATAACCTGCTCCTCTCCATTGTGGGGCCTCTGAAAAATTCATGACCCTGTG includes these proteins:
- the tchp gene encoding trichoplein keratin filament-binding protein; its protein translation is MALPTLSSHWPGRIRPLDRQLARQREQEARRLQQWQAHSQYFKEQNVRSSKQAHWSSRQSYQQSMSAFRRERLQEERRRSVEVRRERLRNMLQEENAQLEDELRASARDRGATLRQQQERAEDLRAAREERRKKIAQELLKETWKKNNPELRMVESELHKDHVVSQWQVQQQHKKQVEEQNMQERLRFENEYERSRREALERMKEEEERRKEKERERFEFLRQQMEELKVRDEESRRLQQEEDALLTKRLEVEQLEEDRRRAEESRKKSEFGRLLSRQYRAQLKRRAQQVQEELEADRRILAALMEGEEEERRVESARRERAVADVAWMKRVLEEQLQLEREREAEFDLLYREEAQRVWDEREAQWDRERRARERLMHEVLNVRQEQLHERMEEKRRAREECERRRVELLQQLEEEEEEKRQHREQQEQKRTTRMQDISTQVEQRRREQWEEQQRLEQEEAELKEGLRLEEEELRLETERMTRRGYEERIRSRPRSAWT